Proteins found in one Salinimonas lutimaris genomic segment:
- a CDS encoding aminotransferase class V-fold PLP-dependent enzyme: MQPQLKILIVEDAPDLLEQLCTSIRSTIELFERPDVTISVVEASSVQSALEQVTNDGDIQAVVFSWDTEARESEIFGEGKGKIANNAVVIDAIKAIRRELPVYVLGDAIRGLDIVNQSSSMESFFYRNDIISDPESILGYIINDFDDRNETPFWTAYKEYVLEANDSWHTPGHSGGASFRNSPYISDFYRFFGRNVFVSDLSVSVDSLGSLSDGTHAIGRAQANVASTFEVRQSYFVTNGSSTSNKIILQTLLREGDKVIADRNCHKSVHYGIVQARAMPVYLDSVFNPDYGIFSPPRLDQLTEVIEANQDAKLIVLTGCTYDGLLTDLKQVVKLGHQYGIKVFIDEAWFAYSFFHPRFRDYSAVHAGADYVTHSAHKVVSAFSQASFIHVNDPDFDKDFFKEIYSIHTSTSPKYQLIASLDVCRQQLEMEGYKILNELLANVAELKQQVARFKRLRILDTEDFARVFSHFTSDNMGHDPLKILIDISALEYSNHEIHRFLMDEVGLEIEKFTHSTILVLLTLGGMRSKIVRLYNALKKLDEGKVTLNKSKNRSPLPESIPAINLVQLPSAAFFSQRESIAWEQSAGRIAAGLVTPYPPGIPLIVPGQLIEEAHINYLRSLASQKLTIQGVYDGEIYVMQQTPQG, translated from the coding sequence ATGCAACCACAGCTGAAAATTTTAATTGTTGAAGATGCCCCGGATTTACTGGAGCAGTTATGTACCAGTATTCGCTCTACTATTGAGTTGTTTGAACGCCCTGATGTCACTATCAGTGTGGTGGAGGCCAGCTCTGTGCAATCTGCACTGGAGCAGGTCACTAACGATGGTGACATTCAGGCTGTGGTCTTTAGCTGGGATACCGAAGCCAGGGAAAGTGAGATTTTTGGTGAAGGAAAGGGCAAGATTGCCAATAACGCAGTAGTGATAGATGCCATCAAAGCCATTCGGCGTGAATTGCCGGTGTATGTCTTAGGTGATGCCATCCGGGGCCTGGACATTGTGAATCAGTCCAGCTCAATGGAGTCGTTTTTTTATCGAAATGATATTATTTCCGATCCTGAGTCTATTCTGGGCTACATCATCAATGACTTTGATGATCGAAACGAGACACCATTCTGGACCGCCTATAAAGAATATGTGCTGGAGGCTAACGACTCCTGGCATACGCCAGGCCACAGCGGTGGCGCCAGCTTTAGAAACTCACCCTATATCAGCGATTTTTACCGCTTCTTTGGTCGCAATGTATTTGTCAGTGACCTGTCAGTCAGCGTTGACTCACTGGGCTCGTTATCTGATGGCACGCACGCGATAGGCCGTGCACAGGCCAACGTAGCCAGTACATTTGAGGTTCGCCAGTCTTATTTTGTTACCAATGGTTCATCGACCTCCAATAAAATCATATTGCAAACCTTACTGCGCGAGGGCGATAAAGTCATTGCAGATCGCAATTGTCATAAGTCGGTGCACTACGGGATTGTGCAGGCTCGTGCCATGCCGGTATATCTGGACAGTGTATTTAATCCTGACTACGGTATTTTTTCACCGCCCAGGCTGGACCAGCTCACAGAGGTGATTGAAGCTAATCAGGATGCCAAACTTATTGTGCTGACCGGCTGTACTTATGATGGACTGCTGACAGATTTGAAACAGGTGGTAAAGCTGGGGCATCAGTACGGTATTAAGGTCTTCATTGATGAGGCCTGGTTTGCTTATTCCTTTTTCCATCCCCGCTTCCGGGATTATTCTGCAGTGCATGCCGGCGCTGATTATGTCACGCACTCAGCACATAAGGTAGTGTCAGCGTTTTCGCAGGCATCGTTTATTCATGTTAACGACCCGGATTTTGATAAAGACTTTTTTAAGGAAATTTACAGTATCCACACCAGTACGTCGCCTAAATACCAGCTGATCGCCTCGTTGGATGTGTGTCGTCAACAGCTGGAAATGGAAGGCTACAAAATTCTGAATGAACTGCTGGCCAATGTTGCAGAGCTTAAGCAGCAAGTGGCGCGGTTTAAGCGTCTCAGAATTCTGGATACTGAAGACTTTGCCCGGGTTTTCAGTCATTTTACCAGTGATAACATGGGCCACGATCCGCTGAAAATTTTGATTGATATCTCTGCACTGGAATATTCAAATCATGAAATTCACCGGTTCCTGATGGACGAGGTGGGTCTGGAAATCGAAAAGTTCACCCACAGTACCATTTTAGTTCTGCTGACATTAGGCGGTATGCGCTCCAAGATTGTCCGGCTGTACAATGCACTGAAAAAGCTGGATGAAGGTAAAGTGACGCTGAACAAAAGTAAAAACCGCAGTCCGCTACCAGAATCGATTCCGGCAATTAATCTGGTTCAGCTTCCTTCTGCGGCATTTTTCAGTCAGCGTGAATCGATTGCCTGGGAGCAAAGTGCCGGGCGCATTGCCGCCGGGCTGGTTACACCGTACCCGCCGGGTATTCCATTGATTGTGCCGGGCCAGCTGATTGAAGAGGCGCATATTAATTATCTGCGCTCGCTGGCCAGTCAGAAACTGACCATACAGGGTGTGTATGACGGTGAAATCTACGTAATGCAGCAAACGCCGCAAGGATGA
- a CDS encoding bifunctional GNAT family N-acetyltransferase/carbon-nitrogen hydrolase family protein, whose translation MSQDQTTVEGTEHHLELRNLRLDDYGDIKELMDKVYVNVGGAWPYKNFKAQVNTFPEGQICIEDKGKVVAFAISVIVDYEQFGDKHSYDEITGDAYLTTHDPNGDVLYGVEVIVCPSYRGLRLGRRLYEARKELCRNLNLKSIMAGGRIPNYRNYSSEMSPYEYIEQVKSKDIYDPILTFQISNGFEVKQVMTAYLPEDKDSSGYATLLQWHNIYYEPGNPSLIGGKKSSARIGCIQWQMRYFNNVEELLQQVEYFVDALSDYGCDVALFPEFFNAPLMGLSPSDSSIDAIYHLATYTDEILSAVSHLAVSYNITIIAGSMPVVEDEELYNVAYVCKRDGTIESQYKLHPTPHEKKDWIMKGGDSLKTFDTDFGKIGVLICYDVEFPELARVLSEQEMQILFVPFWTDTKNGYLRVRRCAQARAIENECYVAIAGSVGNLPKVDNVDIQYGQTAVFSPSDFAFPHDAIVSETTPNTEMTLIVDLDLDKLTRLQNEGSVRNYLDRRRDLYRVDWIGNR comes from the coding sequence ATGAGTCAGGATCAAACCACTGTAGAAGGTACAGAGCATCATCTGGAATTGCGCAACCTGCGTTTAGATGACTACGGTGATATCAAAGAACTGATGGACAAGGTTTACGTCAATGTTGGCGGCGCCTGGCCCTATAAAAACTTTAAAGCTCAGGTGAACACGTTCCCTGAAGGACAGATTTGTATTGAAGACAAAGGCAAGGTTGTCGCCTTTGCTATCTCGGTCATCGTGGATTATGAACAGTTTGGTGACAAACACAGTTACGATGAAATTACCGGCGATGCCTATCTTACCACCCATGATCCCAACGGTGATGTGCTATACGGTGTGGAAGTCATTGTGTGCCCGAGCTACCGGGGCCTGCGTCTGGGCCGGCGACTTTATGAAGCGCGCAAAGAGTTGTGTCGTAATCTTAATCTGAAATCCATCATGGCCGGTGGACGAATTCCGAATTACCGCAACTACTCCAGTGAAATGTCGCCGTATGAGTATATTGAACAGGTAAAAAGTAAAGACATTTACGATCCTATCCTGACCTTTCAGATTTCCAACGGATTTGAAGTTAAGCAGGTCATGACCGCGTACTTGCCCGAGGACAAAGACTCCAGTGGCTATGCGACCCTGTTGCAGTGGCATAACATTTATTATGAGCCGGGCAATCCGTCATTAATAGGCGGCAAAAAATCCAGCGCGCGAATTGGCTGTATACAGTGGCAAATGCGCTATTTCAATAATGTCGAGGAGCTGCTTCAGCAGGTTGAATATTTTGTTGATGCGTTGTCTGATTACGGTTGCGACGTGGCGCTGTTTCCGGAGTTTTTCAATGCACCACTGATGGGCCTGAGCCCAAGTGACTCTTCCATAGATGCGATTTATCACCTTGCCACCTACACTGATGAAATACTCAGTGCAGTGTCACATCTGGCGGTGTCGTATAACATCACAATCATTGCCGGCTCCATGCCGGTGGTTGAAGATGAGGAGTTATACAATGTGGCTTATGTGTGCAAACGCGACGGCACGATTGAAAGTCAGTACAAACTGCACCCTACTCCCCATGAAAAGAAAGACTGGATTATGAAAGGTGGCGATAGCCTGAAAACCTTTGATACAGACTTTGGCAAAATTGGCGTGCTGATTTGTTATGACGTAGAGTTTCCTGAACTGGCAAGGGTTTTGTCTGAGCAGGAAATGCAGATTCTGTTTGTACCATTTTGGACCGATACTAAAAATGGTTACCTGCGAGTGCGCCGTTGCGCCCAGGCCCGGGCCATTGAAAATGAATGCTATGTGGCGATTGCCGGCAGTGTGGGTAACCTGCCAAAAGTCGATAACGTCGATATTCAGTATGGCCAGACTGCGGTATTCTCTCCGTCAGACTTTGCTTTCCCGCACGATGCTATAGTGTCGGAAACAACGCCTAATACTGAAATGACCCTGATTGTTGATTTGGATCTGGATAAACTGACCCGGCTGCAAAATGAAGGCTCAGTACGAAATTATCTGGACCGTCGACGTGATCTGTACCGGGTAGACTGGATTGGCAACCGCTAG
- a CDS encoding 2OG-Fe(II) oxygenase, which produces MATALTFAELQQCDDSGDSALLDRIADDLYRDGYCIMDNALPEPMTQALSAYQKALSEQQFSEAGIGRKSLFHKNESVRTDKVCWIDGSSQVGAQWLEWCHSLKAHLNKRLFMGLFSFESHFAHYRPGDFYKRHYDAFKGASNRVLSLVTYLNKEWDALDGGELVLYKDDADTAGVRVTPKLGTVVLFLSEEFPHEVRPATRDRYSIAGWFRVNTTSGNRIDPPR; this is translated from the coding sequence ATGGCAACAGCGCTGACATTTGCTGAGCTCCAGCAATGTGATGACTCTGGTGACTCGGCTTTGCTCGACCGGATTGCTGACGATTTGTATCGGGACGGCTACTGCATTATGGATAACGCGTTACCGGAACCGATGACCCAGGCTTTATCTGCCTATCAAAAAGCCCTTAGTGAACAACAATTCAGTGAGGCAGGTATTGGTCGCAAAAGTCTGTTTCACAAAAATGAATCGGTACGTACCGACAAAGTCTGCTGGATTGACGGGTCCAGCCAGGTAGGAGCACAGTGGCTGGAATGGTGTCATTCGTTAAAAGCTCATTTAAATAAACGTTTGTTCATGGGGCTGTTTTCGTTTGAAAGCCATTTTGCCCATTATCGCCCCGGTGATTTTTATAAGCGCCATTATGATGCATTCAAAGGCGCCTCAAACCGTGTGTTGTCGCTGGTGACCTATCTGAACAAAGAATGGGACGCTCTGGATGGGGGCGAGTTGGTACTGTACAAAGACGATGCCGATACCGCCGGCGTGCGCGTGACACCGAAGCTGGGTACCGTGGTGTTGTTTTTAAGTGAGGAATTTCCCCACGAGGTCCGCCCGGCCACCCGCGACCGTTATTCTATTGCCGGCTGGTTCCGGGTTAATACCACATCGGGTAACCGCATCGATCCTCCCCGTTAA